The proteins below come from a single Thermopolyspora flexuosa genomic window:
- a CDS encoding MmcQ/YjbR family DNA-binding protein — MADEDVPARLREICLSLPEAVEKPFGGHSAPSFRVRDKLFLITSEDGRSMMFKAGPGVQEALVASDPERFFVPAYVGHKGWVGAWLTVDQDWDEIAELIEDSYRLIAPKRLAARIRRSASGDGHR; from the coding sequence ATGGCCGACGAGGACGTGCCGGCACGGCTGCGGGAGATCTGCCTGTCGCTGCCGGAGGCCGTCGAGAAGCCGTTCGGCGGGCACAGCGCGCCGTCGTTCCGCGTCCGGGACAAGCTCTTCCTCATCACCTCCGAGGACGGCCGGTCGATGATGTTCAAGGCCGGCCCGGGCGTGCAGGAGGCCCTCGTCGCCTCCGATCCCGAACGGTTCTTCGTCCCCGCGTACGTCGGCCACAAGGGCTGGGTGGGCGCCTGGCTCACCGTGGACCAGGACTGGGACGAGATCGCCGAGCTCATCGAGGACAGCTACCGCCTGATCGCCCCCAAACGCCTCGCCGCCCGAATCCGGCGGTCCGCGTCCGGCGACGGCCACCGGTGA